One Thermodesulfobacteriota bacterium genomic region harbors:
- a CDS encoding DUF2092 domain-containing protein, translating into MINNAQSLLKKPSIVFLSILITVMSAGYCSFSPSKNALAQDVNPNIDPKAAGILQDMSYYMGSQYEYTYKAEMMFDDVLESKQKIMYNAEETVYLKKPDKFYVGYVTDLGGYKLWYDAGQATLLEVPLNDFSLATLPGTVDQALNKLKEQYQFTPALSEFLFIDTYKVMTADVISGAYFGMSKVMGANCHHLVFVEKDIDWQIWIEDGKRPVPRKLVITYKNMAESPQFIALIKDWVFGKPITNFAFKPEIPDVNSRVEFDQITENQKYKIGSIRAFQ; encoded by the coding sequence ATGATCAATAACGCACAATCTTTACTAAAAAAACCAAGTATAGTCTTTCTCTCGATTTTGATTACGGTGATGTCAGCGGGTTACTGCTCATTTTCCCCGAGCAAAAACGCTTTGGCACAGGACGTTAATCCGAACATTGACCCCAAGGCGGCCGGCATCCTCCAGGACATGAGCTACTACATGGGCAGTCAATACGAGTACACCTATAAGGCTGAAATGATGTTCGATGACGTGCTCGAATCCAAACAGAAGATCATGTATAACGCCGAAGAAACCGTATACTTGAAAAAGCCGGACAAATTTTACGTGGGCTATGTCACCGACCTGGGCGGATATAAACTCTGGTACGACGCGGGACAGGCGACTCTTCTCGAAGTGCCGCTCAACGATTTCTCGCTCGCGACGCTTCCAGGAACCGTGGACCAGGCCCTTAACAAGCTGAAAGAGCAGTATCAGTTTACGCCCGCCCTGAGCGAGTTCCTGTTCATAGACACATATAAGGTCATGACGGCCGACGTGATTTCAGGCGCCTATTTCGGTATGAGCAAGGTCATGGGCGCCAACTGCCACCACCTGGTGTTCGTGGAGAAGGACATCGACTGGCAGATCTGGATCGAAGACGGCAAGCGCCCTGTACCACGAAAGCTGGTGATAACGTATAAGAACATGGCGGAATCGCCCCAGTTCATCGCACTGATAAAAGACTGGGTCTTCGGAAAGCCGATCACGAACTTCGCTTTCAAGCCCGAGATACCAGACGTAAACAGCCGGGTGGAATTCGATCAGATCACCGAAAACCAGAAGTATAAGATCGGTAGTATAAGAGCCTTCCAGTAA